A region from the Nitrospiraceae bacterium genome encodes:
- a CDS encoding response regulator transcription factor has protein sequence MSGKLRVIVVDDERPARSFLTTTLKTLDDVDIVGEAENGEDAISLIQREQPDLALLDLQMPGLDGLSMVKAIKKGHIPLIAFVTAHNEYAIEAFDIEAIDYLLKPVDRTRLRKTIKRAKERLEREDVMANELEARPRGKEGAPPEDSDYMDRLPIKKKEEIIFLPVNQIASIVSDGELMHITTLRKERHTISHRLKALEARLDPRRFVRLGRGTLVNVESICRVATMPGGSYVVTLTNTQQLRVSRSQSRFLRHQILRL, from the coding sequence ATGAGCGGAAAACTCCGGGTTATTGTTGTTGACGATGAGCGGCCGGCACGTTCATTTCTGACGACGACCTTGAAGACTCTGGATGATGTCGACATTGTGGGAGAGGCCGAGAACGGTGAGGACGCGATCAGCCTGATTCAACGGGAACAACCCGATCTGGCATTACTGGATCTTCAAATGCCCGGACTGGATGGCCTTTCCATGGTCAAGGCCATCAAAAAAGGGCATATTCCGTTGATTGCGTTTGTCACAGCCCACAATGAATATGCCATTGAGGCGTTCGATATCGAGGCCATCGACTACTTATTGAAACCGGTCGACCGCACGCGACTGCGTAAAACCATCAAACGGGCAAAGGAGCGTCTGGAACGGGAAGATGTCATGGCGAATGAATTGGAAGCTCGACCGCGCGGCAAGGAGGGAGCCCCTCCGGAGGATTCGGATTACATGGACCGTCTCCCGATCAAAAAGAAAGAAGAGATCATTTTTCTGCCGGTGAATCAGATTGCCTCCATTGTCTCGGATGGAGAGCTGATGCATATCACGACCCTTCGAAAGGAACGTCATACCATCAGCCACCGGCTCAAGGCGCTTGAGGCCAGACTGGACCCCAGGCGATTCGTGCGATTGGGTCGCGGGACTTTGGTCAATGTGGAGTCGATATGCCGGGTGGCCACTATGCCGGGAGGGTCGTATGTCGTTACCTTGACGAATACTCAACAACTCAGGGTCAGCCGCAGTCAGTCACGATTTTTACGGCACCAAATCCTGAGGTTGTAA
- a CDS encoding pilus assembly protein N-terminal domain-containing protein: MNEVLKNTMKDHSAAGLPRPATLGYLNVPRMSLLVSVIFLLLLPSAMAQTPSSKLSPRTIVLKKSPESPIPLRVIVAQHRRVVIDDPVQRVAVGDTSIVSAQLINNKEILILGQRPGRTSIIVWLQSGAIRHYQCNVQRDLSVLHAALHNVHPSIGVTSAPDRDAIILTGKVPDVTYSQAAEGIAQKYVNARRGTRRSGQGPFVQSPGGQPANQTQPGGSNQSSGSSGPSSDDEGDEESSSSDSSDPVQVTEDTPVGGTIINLIQLDTLPATPEERMQEAIRNLGGEQVTVRRVKRGVVRDDEQDVFVLEGSVKNQVALLRVLEVGSRMLTGQGATRQNIRVVGDEAGALAGRLGQQQGGQQGQQGRLMIGGGGGGIGQLFGGAGTTSGRISNRVQSNLGRAKVIEAAHGRILSFLHVRDLPQIRVNIKLYEVNRTKLRSYGSDLIGTFDNFGTAPESGVRNILGFLSGTLAVDTFIQSGQFALESVFTFLERLDLARSLSSPSLTVLSGEIAAFLVGGEVPIEQAFSPFFGGGETPGAAGVFQFVTFREFGISLRVRPLVGEDGDLTIDVVPQVVTPDLRLTTGIAEATGTNQPTTAFKNRSMQTSARMQDGQAILIGGLLSRDKSDQQSFIPGIRDIPGLGWLFRRFTQNNEEVELVIIIHPVIMREPIPEVGLWAFPALTDYRPAWEFKSWPAPEGKGL, from the coding sequence ATGAACGAGGTTTTAAAGAACACCATGAAAGATCATTCAGCAGCCGGATTGCCAAGGCCTGCCACTCTGGGCTATCTGAATGTTCCGCGCATGAGCCTGCTGGTTAGCGTGATCTTTCTGCTTCTTCTTCCCAGTGCAATGGCGCAAACGCCCTCTTCGAAGCTATCTCCAAGGACAATAGTTCTTAAAAAATCCCCGGAGTCTCCTATCCCTTTGCGCGTGATTGTGGCCCAACACCGACGTGTTGTGATTGATGATCCGGTGCAGCGGGTTGCGGTGGGCGATACGTCAATCGTTTCGGCTCAGTTGATTAACAACAAGGAAATTCTGATTCTTGGGCAGCGCCCCGGACGCACGTCGATCATTGTCTGGCTTCAGTCAGGAGCGATTCGTCATTATCAATGCAATGTGCAACGGGATCTTTCCGTTCTGCATGCGGCTTTGCATAACGTTCACCCCAGTATCGGTGTGACCAGTGCCCCGGACCGTGATGCCATCATTCTGACCGGAAAGGTGCCTGATGTGACCTATTCCCAGGCGGCGGAAGGGATCGCGCAGAAATATGTGAATGCCAGACGGGGAACAAGGAGATCAGGTCAGGGGCCGTTTGTGCAAAGTCCCGGCGGGCAGCCGGCCAATCAGACTCAGCCCGGGGGGTCGAATCAATCCTCGGGATCATCCGGCCCTTCCTCTGATGATGAGGGAGATGAGGAATCCTCATCAAGCGATTCCTCCGACCCCGTTCAAGTTACGGAGGACACCCCTGTCGGAGGGACTATCATCAATTTGATTCAATTGGACACGTTGCCGGCAACTCCGGAGGAGCGCATGCAAGAGGCAATCCGGAATCTTGGGGGTGAGCAGGTGACGGTGCGGCGAGTAAAACGAGGTGTTGTGCGTGATGATGAGCAGGATGTCTTTGTCCTGGAGGGATCGGTGAAAAATCAAGTGGCCCTCTTGCGCGTGCTGGAGGTAGGTTCCCGAATGCTGACCGGCCAGGGGGCCACGCGACAAAATATTCGCGTGGTGGGTGATGAAGCGGGGGCGTTGGCCGGTCGATTAGGACAACAGCAAGGGGGGCAGCAAGGGCAGCAAGGGCGACTGATGATTGGTGGGGGCGGCGGCGGGATTGGTCAGCTATTTGGAGGGGCTGGTACGACGTCTGGGCGCATCAGTAACCGGGTACAATCGAATCTGGGCCGGGCCAAAGTGATTGAAGCGGCCCACGGACGCATTCTCTCCTTTCTTCATGTGAGGGATCTTCCGCAAATTCGGGTCAACATCAAGCTCTATGAAGTCAATCGGACAAAACTGCGGTCCTATGGCTCCGATCTGATCGGAACCTTTGACAATTTCGGGACGGCTCCAGAGTCCGGGGTCCGAAACATTTTAGGCTTTCTGAGTGGTACGCTTGCGGTCGACACGTTCATTCAAAGTGGGCAGTTTGCCCTTGAATCAGTCTTCACGTTTTTGGAGAGACTGGATTTGGCGCGAAGCCTGTCTTCTCCTTCGCTCACCGTGTTGTCTGGAGAAATTGCCGCTTTTCTGGTTGGAGGAGAAGTCCCGATTGAGCAGGCATTTTCCCCGTTTTTCGGTGGTGGAGAGACGCCTGGCGCGGCAGGGGTTTTTCAGTTTGTCACGTTTCGTGAATTCGGGATCTCCCTCCGTGTTCGCCCGCTGGTGGGAGAAGACGGGGATTTGACGATCGACGTGGTTCCGCAAGTGGTGACACCTGATTTGCGCTTGACGACGGGCATTGCAGAGGCCACTGGAACCAATCAACCCACGACAGCATTCAAAAACCGGTCCATGCAGACGAGCGCACGCATGCAGGATGGCCAGGCCATCCTGATTGGAGGTCTCCTCTCGCGTGACAAATCGGATCAGCAGAGCTTTATTCCTGGGATTCGTGATATCCCGGGGTTGGGTTGGTTGTTTCGACGGTTTACGCAAAACAACGAAGAGGTTGAACTCGTTATTATCATCCATCCTGTCATTATGAGAGAACCGATTCCCGAGGTGGGCCTCTGGGCTTTTCCAGCTCTCACCGACTATCGACCGGCCTGGGAATTCAAGTCATGGCCGGCACCTGAGGGGAAAGGCTTGTGA
- a CDS encoding pilus assembly protein — protein sequence MKRRVKALLTKIRPSLGPVASQRGGVLIEFAFLSLVFYVLVALVVDIGRMVFAAQVLQDAARVAARELSLVPLPAAMTFDQALQDPTVMAQIFDPALLVIDLDAFGDDDVAFQAFLDQLPMVNKMLRPLMIFEQAEIQGSSRRLLRFPGALLNDPLAPSGLGVGIPRVESRGAGGVEAIRWVPVLEEITNGSFSLVPLDPENPPPQRGLVAVRINYPFQAAMLSGFQQGPGGRFESNLANRIQADDESVDDSINAPPRGTPFGVGDLPEVGVYGGRFGLGGQLAFGGETLRPYRKLLSAQAISRREVFL from the coding sequence GTGAAGCGGAGAGTAAAAGCCTTGCTGACAAAAATTCGTCCATCTCTTGGTCCGGTTGCATCCCAACGTGGCGGGGTGCTCATCGAATTTGCCTTCCTGTCGTTGGTGTTTTATGTCCTGGTTGCCTTGGTGGTAGACATCGGGAGAATGGTGTTTGCGGCTCAAGTGCTTCAAGATGCCGCCCGTGTGGCCGCCCGGGAATTGTCGTTGGTGCCGCTCCCTGCGGCCATGACCTTTGATCAGGCCTTGCAGGATCCAACAGTTATGGCACAGATATTCGACCCGGCCTTGCTGGTCATCGATCTCGACGCGTTTGGGGATGACGATGTGGCGTTTCAAGCGTTTCTGGATCAGTTGCCCATGGTCAATAAAATGTTGAGACCGCTCATGATTTTCGAACAGGCTGAAATACAAGGTTCCAGCCGTCGATTGCTGAGGTTTCCCGGTGCGCTGTTGAATGATCCTTTGGCCCCAAGCGGTCTGGGAGTGGGAATTCCCCGGGTGGAATCCCGTGGAGCGGGGGGCGTGGAAGCCATTCGATGGGTTCCGGTTCTTGAAGAAATCACGAATGGCTCTTTTAGTCTGGTGCCACTTGACCCCGAAAATCCGCCTCCTCAACGGGGTCTGGTGGCGGTTCGCATCAATTATCCGTTCCAAGCGGCGATGTTGAGCGGGTTTCAGCAAGGTCCGGGAGGCCGTTTTGAATCGAACCTGGCCAATCGCATTCAAGCGGACGATGAAAGCGTCGACGATTCCATCAATGCTCCGCCACGCGGGACTCCATTTGGGGTCGGTGATTTGCCTGAAGTAGGCGTGTACGGCGGACGTTTCGGATTGGGAGGACAATTGGCATTTGGCGGTGAAACGCTCAGGCCCTACAGGAAGCTTCTTTCCGCCCAAGCCATTTCCAGGCGGGAGGTGTTCTTATGA
- a CDS encoding Tad domain-containing protein, with product MLVLFVLLVWGMLGIGSLVIDWGYVNLTRVQMQNVADAGAGEGLRLRDVAPEDPVASDLNRRVAVSQLAAWTYDDDFDLTDDLLQFGAGPDVFLTGGQTDLNAMQTVDVRSAPVYKPVLQWNDEANARHGDMVSGTFGIPDPSCSVEAPHRECANYTRIDFVPAEVNASPTADAFLVRLRRSIKPEPFQGQTGVDNVPGVSSAGPTLPLVLGLGSPLQAQIDSPGIRFTGLTVRATAIADARPVRGVGLPDNLSEPPRLGVAPFGLVRAGWRDSLVVDVPGSGTVDSSGVVAVGSTAIGRFLLSVTSIGEPVRARFPEGGQVTIDGYAPLYEDFLGTERVVGFARVEMTGTAPGSVQIIRRPGQVAVENATVTLLPAFPLLPEPELAWLFQVNRDIQEEGALLAPALVR from the coding sequence ATGTTGGTCCTGTTCGTCTTGCTGGTTTGGGGAATGCTGGGTATTGGTTCGTTAGTGATCGATTGGGGGTATGTCAATCTCACCAGAGTGCAAATGCAAAATGTGGCGGATGCCGGTGCGGGGGAAGGCTTGCGTCTGCGTGATGTGGCCCCAGAGGATCCGGTTGCCAGTGATCTGAACCGCCGGGTGGCGGTGAGCCAGCTGGCCGCATGGACGTATGATGATGATTTTGATCTGACCGACGATCTCCTGCAGTTTGGTGCGGGGCCTGATGTGTTCCTGACTGGAGGACAAACCGACCTCAATGCGATGCAGACAGTAGACGTTCGGTCGGCCCCCGTCTACAAACCGGTGTTGCAATGGAATGATGAAGCCAATGCCCGACATGGCGATATGGTCAGCGGGACGTTTGGGATTCCCGATCCCAGTTGTTCGGTCGAAGCCCCGCACAGGGAATGTGCAAATTATACCCGGATCGATTTCGTCCCGGCTGAAGTGAACGCCAGTCCGACGGCCGATGCCTTTCTCGTGCGATTGCGGCGCTCCATAAAACCGGAACCCTTTCAGGGTCAGACCGGCGTCGATAATGTGCCGGGAGTGAGTTCGGCCGGCCCGACCCTGCCGCTGGTGTTAGGACTTGGCTCGCCTCTCCAGGCCCAAATCGATTCGCCTGGAATTCGTTTTACGGGCCTAACCGTGCGGGCGACCGCGATTGCCGATGCCCGCCCTGTTCGAGGGGTGGGTCTGCCGGATAACTTGTCCGAGCCTCCCCGTCTGGGTGTTGCCCCATTTGGTCTTGTTCGTGCAGGCTGGCGGGATTCTCTGGTGGTGGATGTTCCCGGTTCGGGCACCGTGGATTCTTCAGGGGTCGTGGCGGTCGGGTCCACGGCAATCGGCCGGTTTCTCCTTTCGGTTACGAGCATTGGGGAACCAGTTCGTGCTCGATTTCCTGAAGGGGGACAGGTGACGATCGACGGATATGCACCTCTCTACGAAGATTTTTTGGGGACGGAACGGGTGGTGGGATTTGCACGGGTTGAAATGACTGGAACAGCGCCCGGTTCGGTACAGATTATCAGGCGACCGGGTCAAGTGGCTGTAGAAAATGCCACCGTCACTCTCCTGCCTGCATTTCCCCTTCTGCCGGAACCGGAATTGGCATGGTTGTTTCAAGTTAATCGTGACATTCAGGAAGAGGGAGCCCTGCTGGCTCCGGCGCTGGTTCGTTAG
- a CDS encoding AAA family ATPase, protein METNLHILVVGKSPGLRAEFDSALQGVGSYRCVTVYAESFRHAEELARNRRPQLICVEMNGDLRGLKEFTIDVSQMLPGTAIAGLYKPDLFESDQSESAFILEGVRARIQDFLRHPLSSTEIRQVLDRIFVQGKTKSSLSPLGHIVSFVSNKGGVGKSTISVNMACLLASRHPGQVLLVDASLQLGVAAVMLDLNPRTTIVDAVREKGRLDETLLRELTVSHPCGLALLAAPGNAAEASEVDEESMYRILNLARRTFTYVVVDTFPMLDSVVMTVLDLSTFTYVVMQGTAPNVIGTAKLLPILEGLGCPVERQRLVLNQNYRNFAGNLTQTEIEERLMREFHYVFPYQKKLLTCANLGEPYVLQATRYFGFGRSAHLLVGEIERLADRSVAAEIDHLAKMINEEPA, encoded by the coding sequence ATGGAAACGAATCTCCATATCCTCGTGGTAGGGAAATCCCCTGGACTCCGCGCGGAATTTGATTCCGCGCTTCAGGGTGTGGGCAGTTACCGATGCGTCACGGTCTATGCCGAGTCATTCCGCCATGCGGAAGAGCTGGCCAGGAACCGCCGGCCTCAATTGATTTGTGTCGAGATGAATGGAGATCTTCGCGGCTTGAAGGAGTTTACGATTGATGTGTCTCAGATGTTGCCGGGAACCGCTATCGCCGGCTTGTACAAGCCCGATCTTTTTGAATCCGATCAATCGGAAAGCGCGTTTATTCTTGAAGGCGTCCGGGCGCGTATTCAGGATTTCCTCCGGCACCCGCTTTCCAGCACCGAAATTCGACAGGTCCTCGACCGGATTTTTGTGCAGGGAAAGACCAAATCCAGCCTGTCCCCGCTCGGCCATATTGTCTCGTTTGTCAGCAACAAAGGGGGAGTGGGGAAATCGACGATTTCAGTCAATATGGCGTGTTTGCTGGCCAGTCGCCATCCCGGCCAGGTGTTGCTGGTGGATGCGTCTTTGCAGTTGGGCGTTGCTGCGGTAATGCTTGATCTGAATCCCCGAACGACCATTGTGGACGCCGTTCGTGAAAAAGGACGTCTTGATGAGACGTTGCTTCGCGAATTGACCGTGTCTCATCCGTGCGGGTTGGCGCTTCTGGCCGCGCCGGGGAATGCGGCCGAAGCGTCTGAGGTGGATGAGGAATCCATGTATCGTATTTTGAACTTAGCGCGGCGAACCTTCACGTACGTGGTGGTTGATACGTTTCCCATGTTGGATAGTGTCGTGATGACGGTGTTGGATCTGTCCACCTTTACCTATGTCGTGATGCAGGGAACGGCGCCCAATGTCATCGGCACGGCCAAACTGCTACCGATTTTGGAGGGGCTTGGATGTCCGGTCGAGCGTCAGCGTTTGGTCCTGAATCAAAACTACCGGAATTTTGCCGGAAATTTAACGCAAACGGAGATTGAGGAGCGGTTGATGCGAGAATTTCATTATGTCTTTCCCTATCAAAAGAAACTGTTAACCTGCGCCAATCTCGGGGAGCCGTATGTGCTCCAGGCTACCCGATACTTCGGGTTCGGACGTAGCGCACATCTGTTGGTCGGGGAAATTGAGCGGTTAGCAGACCGGTCCGTTGCCGCGGAAATTGATCACTTGGCGAAAATGATAAACGAGGAGCCGGCCTGA
- a CDS encoding CpaF family protein, which produces MNVVKDEALLDDPLARVKHADFLSIKSALQERLLNEIGEHLAAGLNHEDVSAVVKEFTARILESEHIPLNQAEQGRLAEELTEEAIGLGPLTPLLADPAVTDILVNGHQSVYVERYGRLEKTDVQFLDDDHVIRVIERIAAQMGRRVDTASPMVDLRLADGTRVNATLPPATIDGPTLSIRRFGVRRLRRNDLLGLGTLSPDMATFLELVVRGKKNLLISGGTGAGKSTLLGALSEAIPFHERIITIEDTAELHLDQEHVVRMETRQPNIEGQGRIMARDLVVNALRMRPDRIIVGEVRGPEALDMLQAMNTGHEGSMSTVHANSPRDALSRLETMVLFAGTELPSRAIREQMVSALHLIIQVRRYEDGVRRIETIAEMTGMEGLTPLMQDIFQFRRRGFRGKRVAGEFMPTGIVPRVVEELREQHIDIPLSLFTGGRDLHGFS; this is translated from the coding sequence ATGAACGTGGTCAAAGACGAAGCATTGCTGGATGATCCATTGGCGCGAGTCAAGCATGCCGATTTTCTGTCGATTAAAAGCGCCCTTCAGGAGCGACTCCTGAATGAAATCGGAGAACATTTGGCCGCTGGACTCAATCATGAGGATGTATCGGCAGTGGTGAAGGAGTTTACCGCGCGGATTTTAGAATCGGAACACATTCCGTTAAATCAGGCGGAGCAGGGACGGCTGGCCGAAGAATTGACCGAGGAAGCCATTGGTTTGGGGCCCTTGACTCCGTTGTTGGCCGATCCGGCTGTGACGGATATTCTTGTCAACGGCCACCAGTCAGTCTATGTGGAGCGGTATGGCCGGTTGGAAAAAACTGACGTTCAGTTTCTGGACGACGATCATGTGATTCGGGTGATCGAGCGGATTGCGGCGCAAATGGGCCGGAGGGTGGATACGGCCTCTCCAATGGTGGATCTGCGTCTGGCCGATGGCACGCGGGTTAATGCCACCCTGCCACCGGCGACGATCGATGGGCCGACCCTCTCCATTCGGCGGTTTGGCGTCCGTCGGCTACGGCGGAATGATCTCCTGGGACTGGGAACGCTGTCGCCGGATATGGCGACGTTTCTGGAACTGGTCGTTCGTGGCAAGAAAAATCTTCTGATTTCAGGTGGAACGGGGGCCGGGAAATCTACCCTGTTGGGGGCGTTGTCGGAGGCTATTCCCTTTCACGAGCGCATCATTACGATTGAAGATACCGCGGAATTACACCTGGATCAGGAACATGTGGTCCGGATGGAAACCCGCCAGCCGAATATCGAGGGCCAAGGGCGGATTATGGCGAGGGATCTGGTGGTGAATGCCTTACGGATGCGGCCGGACCGGATCATCGTCGGGGAAGTTCGTGGGCCGGAAGCCCTGGATATGTTGCAAGCTATGAATACCGGTCATGAAGGCAGCATGAGCACGGTTCACGCCAATTCTCCCCGTGATGCGTTGTCTCGGTTGGAAACCATGGTGCTTTTTGCGGGCACGGAATTACCTTCCCGCGCCATTCGAGAGCAAATGGTTTCTGCCCTTCATCTTATTATTCAGGTCCGGCGGTATGAAGACGGCGTGCGCCGGATCGAAACGATTGCGGAAATGACCGGCATGGAAGGCCTGACCCCTCTCATGCAGGACATCTTTCAGTTCCGGCGGCGAGGGTTTCGGGGAAAGCGTGTGGCCGGAGAATTTATGCCGACCGGTATCGTTCCAAGAGTGGTCGAAGAATTGCGTGAGCAGCATATCGACATTCCCCTGTCCCTGTTTACCGGAGGAAGAGATCTCCATGGGTTTTCGTGA
- a CDS encoding type II secretion system F family protein, giving the protein MGFREFAGLMAIGLIVGLCVWWWRNFSFRVATQARLAQDGAGRVSPQTGRPVRHVFPPRYRIIPACLGVGVSVGLFYFLRLSVPFAGAAGLMVGVLGFLLESIIAGKRLSRIETQLADSIDLMVGALKAGLSLPKALDTARQESAAPLRPYLDNLVRKIRLGENPASAVRELGERVPLETFQLFSLTLSAQWWTGGSLAPTLSVVGRTIRDRIELSRRIRTQAVEAKASVIGVLAISYVLTFIMWRANPRPLENFFNSDIGSLLAGAAIGLQALGIVWINRISQVKF; this is encoded by the coding sequence ATGGGTTTTCGTGAATTTGCGGGGTTGATGGCGATTGGTCTGATTGTCGGGCTGTGCGTTTGGTGGTGGAGAAACTTCTCTTTTCGGGTGGCCACTCAGGCCAGGCTTGCGCAGGATGGGGCCGGGCGGGTCTCCCCTCAGACCGGCCGGCCGGTCCGGCACGTATTCCCTCCCCGCTATCGGATCATTCCCGCGTGTCTAGGGGTGGGGGTGAGTGTGGGACTGTTTTATTTCCTAAGGCTCTCTGTCCCGTTTGCCGGAGCCGCAGGGCTTATGGTTGGAGTTCTCGGATTTTTACTGGAGTCTATTATTGCCGGCAAGCGCTTGAGCCGCATTGAAACCCAATTGGCCGATTCGATCGATCTCATGGTGGGAGCCTTAAAGGCGGGGTTATCTCTTCCCAAGGCGCTGGATACCGCCCGACAGGAGTCTGCGGCGCCCCTTCGGCCGTATTTGGATAACCTCGTGCGAAAAATCCGTCTGGGAGAAAACCCCGCATCCGCAGTTCGAGAATTGGGAGAGCGGGTCCCGTTGGAAACCTTTCAACTGTTTTCGCTGACGCTCTCGGCCCAGTGGTGGACGGGAGGGAGTCTGGCCCCCACCTTGTCCGTTGTGGGAAGAACGATTCGGGACCGGATTGAACTCTCCCGGCGTATTCGGACGCAAGCCGTAGAGGCTAAAGCCTCGGTGATCGGGGTGTTGGCCATATCCTATGTGTTGACGTTCATCATGTGGAGAGCGAATCCCCGTCCCTTGGAGAATTTTTTCAATAGTGACATCGGATCCTTGCTGGCGGGAGCAGCGATCGGATTACAAGCGTTGGGCATCGTCTGGATTAACCGGATCAGTCAGGTCAAATTTTAG
- a CDS encoding type II secretion system F family protein gives MDRMWYFGLILVAIVASVMLTPWAGMFVAVLLLLFGMVSWASRHRSVERVRDTLGSERSVLDLGRARSEWWLRRWLFLAGFRGRLAPMVFMGLTGGALALGIGSAYIMNRSGVVDVMVVPLQGIPGGIGEAFISVAYAGPWIVLSLLASIPLLVVRASRRQRVMDVDHDLPLMLELLATLTEGGLSFDAALDKILGAQFRTRPLSQEFRTYHRELQLGVSRLQGLRRLASRLEVTSVSFLISALIQSEQVGASMATTLRRQADDLRNRRREQALMLAQALPVKMVVPLILCFLPGIFVSTLGPSLHQLVNLVSGITGGIR, from the coding sequence ATGGATCGTATGTGGTATTTCGGCCTGATTCTTGTCGCGATTGTGGCCTCAGTCATGTTGACGCCCTGGGCGGGAATGTTTGTCGCGGTCCTTCTGCTCTTGTTCGGGATGGTTTCTTGGGCAAGTCGTCACCGGAGTGTTGAGCGGGTACGGGACACTCTGGGGTCGGAACGTTCTGTTCTGGATCTCGGACGGGCACGCTCCGAGTGGTGGCTGCGCCGGTGGTTATTTTTGGCGGGGTTCCGAGGGCGATTGGCGCCCATGGTCTTTATGGGACTTACCGGAGGAGCGCTCGCACTGGGAATCGGGAGTGCATATATCATGAACCGGTCGGGAGTGGTCGATGTGATGGTGGTGCCACTGCAGGGTATTCCGGGAGGAATCGGGGAGGCTTTTATTTCCGTGGCCTATGCAGGCCCCTGGATCGTGCTTTCCCTGTTAGCCAGCATTCCATTGCTGGTGGTTCGTGCGTCCCGTCGCCAACGGGTCATGGATGTCGACCATGACCTTCCTTTGATGCTGGAATTGCTGGCCACGCTGACAGAAGGGGGGCTGAGTTTTGATGCGGCCCTGGATAAAATTCTCGGGGCACAGTTTCGCACCAGGCCTTTGTCGCAGGAGTTTCGTACCTACCATCGAGAACTGCAACTGGGTGTGTCCAGATTGCAGGGTCTTCGACGGCTGGCCTCCCGTTTGGAAGTGACTTCCGTCTCGTTCCTGATTTCCGCATTGATTCAAAGCGAACAGGTGGGGGCAAGTATGGCCACGACGCTTCGCCGTCAGGCCGACGATCTCCGGAACCGTCGCCGAGAGCAGGCTTTGATGCTTGCACAAGCTCTTCCCGTCAAAATGGTGGTTCCCCTCATTCTCTGTTTTCTCCCGGGAATATTCGTGTCCACGCTCGGGCCCTCCTTACATCAACTGGTGAACCTTGTGAGCGGGATAACGGGAGGGATTCGGTAA